ACTCGGCCCGTCGAACGCTCTTGGGGTGGGCCGAGCGGCGCTGTGAGGCCGGAGCGCCTCAGCAGCACCCCCCCCCTCGGCCGCCCTCAGAGCTCACAGCACAGCGCTCCGGTGTTGAGGCAGCTTTATTGCCAGAGACAGATTTCAGCGTGAAATAACACAGACACTCTTCATTAACCCAGCGCCTGTTCAGAATCGGCACCGAGGTTCTCGCGTCTTGGCTGATGGGTTAAAGACAAATCACCTGTTTCTTCCCTATCCATTAGAATACCctattttttaatacaaaagaTAGCAGGCATTTCATGAAAATTGATAAAAGTGTACAAATCACAGCACTCGCTCACCATTCCTTTAAAGAACAGGGAAATTGCcttcaaagaaaatttaaaaattgctaaAATTCACACCTGGTTATTACATAAAAAGCCACCCAAAGGACAGGGTGTGTACCCTAAATCAGTACCAGTGTGGTTTCCCAGCACCCACGCAGCCCCTGCTACTTCCTGCGGGTCTGGACAGGTGGATGGAGGCACACCTGATcacagcaggaggagggaacCTGGCAGGGCACAGGAGCACGCAAGGGCTTGGCTGGAGAGAGCAGGCTCAGGtcgtgctgctgcaggaggtgtGTGCAAGCCAAGGAACCTGCCTGCAGGTAACACCTTTCTGCAGGGTAACACCTCTCAGTGGATGTGGcaccctgctctgcctgtcctCATTCCACAGTCAGCCACTGGAACTCATCAGTGACTCCAGCTCtgccccctgtccccagcctgtgccatgctccTACACCTGAGGAACAGGGTAGGAGGCACAAGCAGCCAGACCACACATGTTCTTGCCTCGTTCAATGAGGAAATAcctaaaaagagagagagaaatgggcGTGAGTGAGCGTTCCCTCCTTTGGCAGAGCCAGCATGGCACACAAGAgtggcaggccctggcacagggtgcccagagcagctgtgatcCCTGGCAGtacccaaggccaggctggacactgggtTTAGATCAACctggacagtgggaggtgtccctgccatggcagggggggcACTGGaggggctttaaggtcccttcccactcagctCTCCAGGCAATgccattccctgtccccttACACCCTCAACAAGAATTAGCATCTCACTCCCAACAATTCCACCTGCAGCTGCAAACACTCCTGGCACGACCTGTTCTCCCCTGGCTGTGTGACCAGGAGAGAGGAACCAGGGGAACCAGCAGCTCTGGACACACTGTCTGACCACTGGGCACCAGGGCAGCTCGGCTgaccccaggctctgctggaccAGTGACTCCAGAAGTGGCTGGGTGAGCCATGCCACCACCCAGACTGGGACGATTCCCAGCTGCCAAATTCCAGCTGGAGAGCATGAGGGTGGCCTGGGGCTGAGGGTGGGTGGGATCCCAGCCTTtcccctgcccaggcagagcgtggtgggcagcaggacccccTTACCCCTGCATGCCCCACAGCCGGCCCCAGGAGTTCTTGACGATCCAGTAAGGGGTCCCCCTCTCCTCTCCGTAGCCCACGGCCAGCACTGCGTGGTTCACCTTGTCAGGGGTGTGCTCGCAGCGTGGGCTGCAGGGAAGATAACACTGATGAAAAGTAGCCTGTAATTAGCCTGAAAAGCAGTCTGTAATTAGCCAGGGATTGGTCAAGCCAGCACACTGAACCCACACTGCAAACAGAACTATGGGATGCTCTGAACTCCCAGCTGTGGAGGGTAAGGAGGGAAGCCACGGAAAGGAGACACTACTCTGCTTTTCCACTCTGGAATTACCAGCCATATCTGGAGTTAGGGAATCCACGGACTTCTGAGCTCCTGGCCCACCAAGAGGAGCTACAGTGCAAAGGAATTTTCCCAACTGAAACCAGCAGTTCTTAGTGCCTCCCGGTGCTGGTTTGTACTGCCCTGAAATTCAAGGGCACTATTTCatgttttgcacaggaacaccaAGCTCTTGGGTCTAAATAAGTGTTTCCTCtaaatttttaacatttaaactGCACTTGCTGAAAGCTGCTGCTTGTAGTATGAAACAAGACAACTCATGGTACATGCTCCCACCTCAGGAGCATCTACTTTGAAACATTTTCCaactgcagcacaggaaaagaTCAATAATCCACCTcagatttccctttttttccatctgttaacagctgctctgggctaaAAGCTCTGGAGCATCAATTATTCCAAGCACTCTGACTTTAAATACACCTTAGACTGTAAATCCATGGGTAACTGCTCCTGGTGTGTTCCTCTGACAGTGTCCCTGCCCTCACAGCTcacacctgcccagggctggcactcACCTCTGGCATCACTGGCTATTGGTCCAGCAAAGCCATTGGAATCACCACCTACTCCTTTCTGAGAGCTCCCTGGGGCAGATCCCTCAGGCTCAGAGTTTCCCTCGCATTTTCCCTGCAGTTCTACGTGACTGAGGGTTCATTACTCCACagtatttctctgtttctccaaACATGCAGTTTCCCCCTTGCTGGGCTCACAGCATCTGTGCTGCTTCACTCAGCTCTCATCTTTCCAGTGTGTACCGATCACGTAAAAGGAGTGTGAGAATGCAGTGCAGTGTTCCTGCACCTAGCAGGAGAAACAGGGTTGCACGTGACTCCAGCCCCACACGTTCCCCTTGCCCTCACCTCACCACACCAGGTTCACCCACTCACTTGGAATACACTCCTTTCCTGTAGTGCATGAAGTCACTGGTCACCTCAAAAGCAAAGCTCACTGGGTTGTGTCTCCCCACAGCTTCCACCATGCCATCCTCATCGTACTGCAAGAGAGGACCAAGGGTCATCCATCgtctcctggctgtgctgggagcagtccAGGACCAGCAGCCAGGGCATGGGGGGTGGATAACCCTGGCTTCCTGCACGTACACAAGGAATCTAAGTGCTGAGCTGTAAGATGAGAAACAgtgctctgtcccagcctgcaggTGCACCCACTGTGGGAAGCAGGCAGGAACTCAGGGCCTGGATTTTGGCTCCAGCACCTCCTTGGTGCCAACCTTCCAGAAGGtgtgcaggagagcaggagaatgCCAGCATCTTGCTGTCTCCAGGAGcacacaggctgcagctccagctgctgagccCAGCACACCTTGGGCATGCCAGCACCTTCTGTTGGTTCTCTGGAAGTTTGGGAAGGCAGCCCTCAGGGCCTCACCTGTGTGATATTGATAACGTCCTTGACAAAGGCAATGGCCTTCTCTGGCTGGAACTTGCAGGTGCCATTCTGTGGGGACagaaaggagctgctggagcctgtgccaggctgtgctgtgccacgacagctggggctgtgctgggagtaCCTTGGCCCTGTAGGGGTAACTCTCCTCCCCCATGAGCCCTTTGTTGTACAGGATGTACTCGAAGGCTTGGCTGGGCAGGCCCCTGCAAGAAAACACGGCTCAGTTAGGATGGGAGAAGTTCATTAGGATGGCAATGATGAGTTTGGATAATAACACTGCAGCTTCTGCAGAGCAAAGCCATCAACATTTCCCCCTCTGCAAACCAGTCCCACCAGCCAGGCAGACAGGGAAGGGCAGTGCCCTCCCAGAGCCTCCAGAGGCACAAACTCAGTCTGTTCCTGAAGCATCTCCCAGCCTGGGATTGCTGGCCCGGCCCACCACGCTGCCTGGCACGGTCACACCTCATTCTCCAGGTGCCAGGTCCCTGGAGAACACCAGAAGTCCTCATGGCATGAGGGCAGCTGGcccacacagcaccagcctcACATGCTGAAAGGTGTTTTTGGTgccctctgcccagccccagcccagcctgggggacgTTGAGAGACCCACATCTCCAGCAAGCAGCTGTTCCCTTCCCGGGCCACCTTCCAGAAGCACATCTCAGGAGgcaaggaaagagagaagatcAGGTAGTGTTGATGTAGAAACGCCTAAGGAGGAGtctcaagaaaaataaaaagcaccaGAGTGGCTTTGCTGTACTCTGAGCGTCCCTCTAGGACCACTTatctcacagaaaacagaagttgTCAGAAAACTCAGTTGTCTGCCTTCTCTAGCAAAGGCAGGAGGAATTTCCCGAAGGGGAAGCTAAGGTTTCTGTGGGTTCTTCACGGTACCACGAGCTGCACGTGACCCAGGGCAGAACAGCCAGAACCCCCCttgctgtcccagagcccatCAGAGCCTGGCCTATGGCTGCTGTGTGAAAAATGTCCCTGATAAAAACTCACAAATGAGGAACAACAGAGGTTGGGAAACACTGGAGATTTACTGAAATGTCCTAACCTCTAGGGAGGGTGAAATTAAAACAAGCAACCAAATCCAAAGTTGCTTTCCCTGACACGTTGCAgccaagggaagaaaaaagccatTCCATTCTGTGGAAGGCAGATCCTGAGGAAGGCTGTCCATCACAGGATGTAAAATACTctaatttctgttctttctgaCCCTCTCTGACTTACCCACTACAGCCGTGGTTATTGAAGGCCTGGGCGCAATCAACcaactgctgctctgcctgcagagaaGGGTTTGAGTCACGGATTGTCCCACACCTGGGTTCAGAGTCAGTGGCACAAAAAGCAACCCCACAGCAGGAACTGAGAGCTAGTTTATCAGTGCAGCTGGCTGTGAcaaccagcacagcactggtTTAGCcatgcagctgcctgctcacccACTGGGAGTCACCTGGAAACGGCTCCGTGTCCCAGGAGGCAGACAAGGAAGACCTGGGACCAGCAGTCTGGGATGCCCTGGATGCTAGAGGCATTCCTCCTCAGCCTGCCAGGAATCCATCCCTACCCCCCAGAAGGACTGGCTAAAATGTCTTCCAAAGGTCAGGTTTGTTTTTAACACACCCAAACCTCAGTTATCCTGCTAAGTTGTGTAAGTGGCTACCGTCTTTCTAGTTCTTCAGGAATATAAATCCCCTGGGAGCTGAAAAATCAACATGTCCCAAAGCGCTGCCTGCAGTGAGGGGCCCCAGCTGGCTGGCAATGCACAGCTTCTTTCCCCatgcctgctcccagcagcctccagcccctctggctCCATCCCGCTCCCAAAAGGGCTCTGCCCAAGCCCAGGAAAATCCCTTACCAGAGAGAGCAGCTTTCCTGTGGCAATGGCAATAGCAGACTCCAAACAGCCCGTGGTGGAAAAggtccagcagctcccacaggcACCCTGCACGAGGAACGGGAGAGGAACTGCTCCGGGAGGTGCTGCAGGCTCAGCAGCCTCCCCAAAACGCCGGGGCAGAGGGGcctggcagcactgcagagcctccagtccctgctggcagctgctcagcccctgcccgGGGGCACAGCAGGCACAGAGTGGCTCGGGGATCCCTGTGGCACAggcacccagcactgctcctcagCCACAGCACCCACCCGCAGCCATCAGCCCCTCTCCGGGCATCTCACACTCTCCCCACCTGGTTTTTCACGGGTGTCACGaaatttcccttcttcctccagTCGATAGAGTCGGGATAGGGCCCAGAGCTGCGCAGGAAGTTCCCCTTGGTGGCCGAGCAGTTCTGCAGGCGAGGCAGGAGGGCTGTGGTGAGCCACCAGGCCAGTGACAGCCACCCTTCCCCAGGGGTGGGGGATCGGTGACCAGCCTGCCCACACACACGCGGGCCAGGAGGGAGCCCCggagggcagagccaggctgcagccctggctcagGGAGCTGACGGCAGAAGGGACAGCTCGGCTAGAGGCTGCTGGAAGCCGTGGGGACGGGAAGAGGGCTCACCTCGCTCTTACCCGGTGCTGGTGGCACAGGATGTGACCCGATCCAAGCGGCACAGTGATGGGTGCTGGCCCAGCAGCGGGTGCGGGGCACCGCAGAACCCCACTCACGGGGGGAACCCAGGCGAGGGAacccctccttccctgcccacccGGCACTGCCAGCACTCACCTGGGGCTCGCTCCACAGGTACAGCTTCTTAAACTCTGCGAAGGTCAGGTCTGAGAATTGGTTCAGGCCCACTAAAGGGGGACAAAGGGGACACCGCTCAGCGAGGCGCCCAGAGCCGGCACGGGCTCAGTGGCCAGCAGGGCTCGGGGCTCCTACTCtggaagctgtggttgcccgCGTTGTGCTCCTCGATGCGCCGCTTGTTGCCCAGGAAGACGCGCAGCCTGCGCGGGTACTCCTCCGGGCCGTACCGCCGCTGGTTCTGCGGGGACACGGAGCGTCAGGGCACCCGAACCGCCGGGGACCCCGgaccggcccggcccggcccggcccggcccggcccggctctcCGAGCTCACCTGCAGCATCCAGGCCTTGAACAGCTGCTCCTCTGCGGGAGAGAACGGGACCGTCAGCTCTGCCGGGGAGCCGAGCCGAGCGGGGACCGAGCGGGgaccgagccgagccgagccgagccggcCCAGGCCACGCCGTGCCAAGTCCCCGCTGCCCTCCCGGTGCCCCTGTACCTTCGGCCGAGGGCTCCcaggcggcggcgggggccaGGAGCGCGGCCGCGGCCAGCAGCACGGGCCAGCCCAtggccgagccgagccgagccgagccgagccgaacCGGGCCGGGCCTGGCCGAAGCCGAACGGAGCCGAAATGGGCCGTGCCGCTGCCAGGGGGCGGGACAATGGGCGGTACATGCAGTGGGCGTGGCACTGGGCGTGGCACCGGCACTGGGCGTGGCACCGGCACTGGGCGTGGCCCGGGCCCGGCGTTTTCCCGCCCGTAAAACTATCACAAACCCCGGTTCACCCTGAGATAGAATAGATTTATTAGCAAGAGGTAATCAGgaaacatatatttttacaaaaaaaatggaaatattattttttttttcccaaacaagCTGTAAGTTGAAATAGTTTTAGGGCTTGAAAGAGAATTCCCATACCACGAGGTATTGCTTACAGCAAGTGTTGTGTGAGTGGAGCATGCCTGCCACTGCTGGGGAACCGTGTCAGGGACTGTACAATGTAAAAAACCCAGGTACTATTCACAGAATAAGCACTACATTACTATATCCTGCTAGCGGGTGGTTAGCCAGGATTACAGTAGATGTAATAAAAACACTCGTCATCTCTAACTCTACGTCATGGTACTCAGAGTGGGCACAAGGGTACGGATCTACAGCATATCGACAGGAGCTGGATGCAGCGAGGAGAGGCGAGGGGATGCTTCCATCTTCCCAACTTCGGAGGGAGCGGGGCAGCGGCCGGGGCCCCCCGTGCCCGGCCAGCACGAgggtggcacacacacagagggcaGCTCACACCGAGGGACAACCTTTAATGTGTTCCCTTCTCCCACCTTACAGAGTTTGCCGTGGGATGTCACCGCCAGCACTGCCCGAGTGAGAGCTGCTCTGCGCTGCCCCAGAGCCCCGGGGGGACACAGGGCTCACCTGCCCGACCACCAGCCCCCCAGGAGGGACAAATGGCAAAAAGTAACATCATCGAAGAGAACCCGGGGCTCCAGCGAAGTGTCGATGCGTTAAACCTTAACGGGGTGGGAAATCCTTAGGCGAGGTCTAGCGCGGGCTGGGGCGGGGGCGGGTGGCTCGGAGAAGCACAGACTGGGAGTCACTCCAGGGCGTCCATGGCTATGTACAGGGTGGGATCGCGAGTGTACAGGCGGCCTCGCCGCGCTCAGGAAGGCAGCTTGGGCTCTATTCGCAGAGAAGCTTCGTAAAGGCTCTCCTCGTCCATCACGCACGACTGGTCCAGCAGGTACTGCGTCACCTGGGGACGGGATGGAGCGGGCTGGGTGGGGGCTGGGAGGGCACTGACCCCCGGGAGCCCGGGCACCCAGAGCCTGGCAAACGGGGCGCCTGGCACAGAGGGTgcctgagctcctgctgctcaccAGCATGAGGCAGAGGTGCTGGCAGCGGGGGCAGCAGGACACGCTCTGCTGCCCCTCAATAGCTGCTTCTTAGCGTGTCCAGGCTGCAGCCCTCAGAGCCTGCCCATCAAAGCTGCCCTCTGCAGCAAGTCCTCCTCTgctggagcccccagcccctccctccatcccctgcccttctGCCAACAGGCTCCAGCATGCAGCTGCTAGGTCCTGGAGGCTTCGATGCTGTGATGGAAGAGGGAGATGAGGAGCAGAGCATGCCCCTGGCTCCGGGGACAAGGCTGTACCTTCGGCTGGTGCTCGATCTTGTAGGAGGTTTGCTGGAACTGGCGGATCTCCCTTATGATGTGTGAGATCTGTGCGGGGATTAAACACAGCAGGTGCGTGTGGCTCAGCCATCGCCCAGGGaacctgtcccagtgcccaaGAGGGTAGGGgcacccagcacagcacaatGCAAAGGCCTTTTTGTCACTTCCAGACATCAGGAACAAGCCCAGGTCTGTGCAGGGGACAGACGTGGCCTCCTGGTGCTGTGCAGGTGAAGCCTGAGGGGACACAGACCTGGCCACAACCACATCACCCCAGGCTGGCCCCTGTGCCCAcgcacagggctggagcactcACCATTCTCATTTTGGAGAAGTTCACCAGGCCATCCTCAGTGTAGTTCGGGGTGCCCTCCTCGATGAACGCCAGGTCCGTCAGGTACATGCCCAGGTAGGGGACACAAGGAGGGTCACAACTTTGAgagcaaaccagaaaaaaaatgaggaataaaacTTTCTCACTTTGGGGCTTGGGACAGGGTAGGGGAGAAGGGGACAatgctgcagacagcagaatTGGAAGGATTCTCTCTAATATAGGAAGGCTCTcccaggggatgctgctgggcctcattcccaccagcacagcaggacaagcagcagctgtggctgtgccccTCACAAAGCCATGGGATGCAGGAGATGAGCTGAGGGCAGCTTTGACCCTTTGAGCAGGTCAGCAAGACCTTCAGAAGCTTCCATGggcaacctgctctagtggaaaGGGGCCCTGCCTACTGAGAGGTAtagaacaagatgagctttaaggtcccttccagcctaaaCCATTCTGGTATTTCATGATTCTATGACAGTCATGGGGAAAATTGTTCTCCGGTGTCTGGCAGtgatttttcctttgcagtCCCTTTTATTCCCCCTTTATTCCCATCCTATCACATGCTGCCCAAAGGAGTAGCTCAGTCCTGGGGATCCCTTGCCAGCCCCTGTTGCTGGCTCAACAGGAATTCCTTCAGTGCAGGCTCTGAACaatcctgggagcagagctcaggccccacaacagccaggagcagccatgcaaAAGAAGTACCATGCACTCACTTTTTCAGTGCCTCCCTCAGGTTCTTGAACCTGCCCTCTGACGACACCAGCTTCTGGAGCTTATCAATCAGAGCCTTTGTCTGCAAGAAACCAAACTGCTGCTGGGGGGGCCCTGGATGACCCCCCACTCCCTGTGGCTAGGggtgcagcctgcagagccacagggtcACTCTCATCCCACCCTGCCCAGGGCACATCACCCAACGGCTGTGcccacacctgcacaggtacagctgtgccctggctgtcacacctggctgc
This window of the Cinclus cinclus chromosome 13, bCinCin1.1, whole genome shotgun sequence genome carries:
- the CTSH gene encoding pro-cathepsin H, with translation MGWPVLLAAAALLAPAAAWEPSAEEEQLFKAWMLQNQRRYGPEEYPRRLRVFLGNKRRIEEHNAGNHSFQMGLNQFSDLTFAEFKKLYLWSEPQNCSATKGNFLRSSGPYPDSIDWRKKGNFVTPVKNQGACGSCWTFSTTGCLESAIAIATGKLLSLAEQQLVDCAQAFNNHGCSGGLPSQAFEYILYNKGLMGEESYPYRAKNGTCKFQPEKAIAFVKDVINITQYDEDGMVEAVGRHNPVSFAFEVTSDFMHYRKGVYSNPRCEHTPDKVNHAVLAVGYGEERGTPYWIVKNSWGRLWGMQGYFLIERGKNMCGLAACASYPVPQV